From one Musa acuminata AAA Group cultivar baxijiao chromosome BXJ2-6, Cavendish_Baxijiao_AAA, whole genome shotgun sequence genomic stretch:
- the LOC135614709 gene encoding calnexin homolog: MGGGKMAAPLLLLLIASSLLQIWASDPLFYESFDEPFEGRWIVAEKEDYKGLWEHSKSDGHEDYGLLVSEKARKYAIVKELDEPVILKDGTVVLQFEVRLQNGLECGGAYLKYLRPQGAGWSPKGFDNESPYTIMFGPDKCGSTNKVHFILQHKNPKTGKFVEHHLKYPPSVPSDKLSHVYTAILKPDNELRILVDGEEKKKTNFFSADDLEPALIPPKTIPDPDDKKPEDWDERAKIPDPDAVKPDDWDEDAPMEIEDEEAVKPEGWLDDEPEEVDDPEATKPEDWDEDEDGEWEAPKIDNPKCESAPGCGEWKRPMKRNPEYKGKWHAPLIDNPNYKGIWKPQEIDNPDYFELDKPDFEPIAAIGIEIWTMQDGILFDNILITGDEKVAESYRSETWKPKYEVEKEKQKAEDAAAESSDGLSGFQKKVFDVLYKIADVPFLEPYKIKLIDVIEKAEKQPNVTIGILVSVAVVVATVIFRVLFGRKKPQAPVAPTATETRNSGAAESEAPGSNNDDEKEENDKDDASAPRARRSRRET, translated from the exons ATGGGTGGGGGGAAGATGGCCGCGCCGCTCCTCCTGCTGCTCATCGCGTCCTCTCTTCTCCAGATTTGGGCGTCGGATCCG TTGTTCTACGAATCATTCGATGAGCCGTTCGAGGGGCGATGGATCGTGGCCGAGAAGGAGGATTACAAAG GTTTATGGGAACACTCCAAGAGTGATGGTCATGAAGACTATGGGCTTCTTGTGAGTGAGAAGGCTAGGAAGTATGCAATAGTTAAGGAACTCGATGAACCTGTCATCCTCAAGGATGGAACTGTTGTTCTACAGTTTGAGGTTCGACTACAAAATGGACTTGAATGTGGAGGCGCATATCTGAAGTATCTTCGTCCTCAGGGAGCTGGATGGTCTCCCAAGGGATTCGACAATGAATCTCCATATACTATAATGTTTGGACCAGATAAGTGTGGGTCAACGAATAAGGTGCATTTCATCCTTCAGCATAAGAATCCCAAAACTGGGAAGTTTGTGGAGCATCATTTGAAGTACCCTCCATCTGTCCCATCTGACAAACTCTCTCATGTCTATACTGCTATTCTGAAACCTGATAATGAGCTGAGAATTTTAGTTgatggagaagaaaagaagaaaacaaatttCTTCTCTGCTGATGACTTAGAGCCAGCGCTTATTCCACCCAAGACCATACCTGATCCTGATGATAAAAAGCCTGAGGACTGGGATGAGAGGGCCAAAATTCCAGATCCTGATGCTGTAAAGCCAGATGACTGGGATGAAGATGCACCAATGGAGATTGAAGACGAGGAAGCTGTCAAGCCGGAAGGATGGTTGGATGATGAACCTGAGGAGGTTGATGATCCTGAAGCCACAAAACCAGAAGATTGGGATGAAGACGAGGATGGGGAATGGGAGGCACCAAAAATCGACAACCCAAAGTGTGAATCAGCACCCGGCTGTGGAGAGTGGAAGAGGCCAATGAAGAGGAATCCAGAATACAAGGGAAAATGGCATGCTCCCTTAATTGATAACCCGAACTACAAGGGTATCTGGAAGCCACAAGAGATAGACAACCCTGATTACTTTGAGCTTGACAAACCAGATTTCGAGCCAATTGCTGCTATCGGTATTGAGATTTGGACAATGCAGGATggcattctttttgacaatatctTGATAACCGGTGATGAGAAGGTTGCGGAGTCATATAGGTCGGAGACATGGAAGCCTAAATATGaagttgagaaagaaaagcagaaGGCTGAAGATGCTGCTGCTGAATCTTCAGATGGTCTGTCAGGTTTTCAG AAGAAAGTTTTTGATGTTCTATACAAGATAGCAGACGTCCCCTTCTTGGAACCATACAAGATCAAACTCATC GATGTCATTGAAAAAGCAGAGAAACAACCAAACGTCACTATTGGAATCCTGGTGTCCGTAGCGGTAGTGGTTGCTACTGTTATCTTCAGGGTTCTTTTTGGCAGAAAGAAGCCTCAG GCTCCAGTTGCACCGACTGCCACCGAGACCAGGAATTCTGGAGCTGCCGAGTCTGAAGCTCCAGGAAGCAACAACGATGACGAGAAAGAAGAGAACGATAAAGATGATGCTTCAGCCCCACGCGCCAGGCGGTCTAGGAGGGAGACATAA